From Rudanella lutea DSM 19387, a single genomic window includes:
- a CDS encoding glycosyl hydrolase, which translates to MTRFLLFCLLSSTLAFAQPGPAPGQTAKPWTYWWWLGSAANEKDITGQLEQFAKAGLGGVHIIPIYGVKGAESAFIPFLSKRWLDVFAHTVREGKRLGLGVDLTTGTGWPFGGPGVSEAHAAKAWKLIDGKLTAVPTRQQVKRPAPGGAGPVIDYFSRAAIDAYLVRFDSTLNNLPQRPRAVYNDSYEVFGANWSDDFLAQFQKRRGYDLQSQLAAFLDTTGTDAGIRVHQDYHQTLSELLHDGFTRQWTDWARRQKYLTRHQAHGSPGNLIDLYTLADIPETESFGSSRFPIPGLRVDANYEVDRFGTPNPLAMKLASSAAHLAGKKLVSSETGTWLANHFQVSLSQLKPQIDELFASGINHVFYHGIPYSPPSEPWPGWLFYASTHYGPQSHFWPHLPQLNRYVERCQSRLQASKPDPDVLVYFPIHDLWATRARSGGGIHQLEVHHVERWLLPQAVGQLGEQLLRRGFAYDFISDEWLKQLTVSPDGVRTPAGTTYQAIVIPRTTYFPESTLRQLANLARQGARIVFEGAVPTTASGFFEHDKRSAEVRQLGAQVSKLPSVRVSNDVFQTLRQQGVRAESWAEQGLSFLRKRRADGTVLYFITNLGNTFRPGWITPAVTGSVRRYNPLTDQTEPVAVRAGRAGQAELFLALEPGQSCFLEISPGRAVTRQSATAVRADGAAVLELATPWQFRFGAGRPSLSGSATLPKLVSWTSTTDSAGYFWGTGLYQTTFDLPTGAATNTIYELDLGDVREVAEVRLNGQPLGTAWCLPFRLSIQANRLKSRGNTLEVAVTNLSANYMRLFDKQHPGNQPPGWKKFYDINIVDIQYRPFDATRWEAQPSGLLGPVRLLAQTPVEGSR; encoded by the coding sequence ATGACCCGGTTTCTACTGTTTTGCCTGTTGAGTTCTACGCTTGCCTTTGCCCAACCTGGCCCGGCACCGGGGCAAACCGCCAAACCTTGGACGTACTGGTGGTGGCTGGGTAGCGCGGCCAACGAGAAAGACATTACGGGTCAGCTCGAACAGTTTGCCAAAGCGGGCCTGGGCGGTGTACATATCATTCCGATTTACGGCGTGAAAGGAGCCGAGTCGGCGTTTATTCCGTTTTTGAGCAAACGCTGGCTCGACGTATTTGCCCATACCGTTCGCGAAGGAAAACGGCTGGGGCTGGGCGTCGACCTGACCACCGGCACCGGTTGGCCCTTTGGCGGGCCGGGCGTTTCGGAGGCCCACGCAGCCAAAGCCTGGAAACTAATCGACGGGAAACTGACCGCCGTGCCCACCCGCCAACAGGTGAAACGACCCGCACCGGGCGGAGCCGGACCCGTAATCGATTATTTCAGCCGGGCCGCTATCGACGCGTATCTGGTCCGTTTCGACTCGACGCTGAACAACCTGCCGCAGCGGCCCCGGGCTGTTTACAACGACTCGTACGAGGTATTTGGCGCTAACTGGTCCGACGATTTTCTGGCGCAGTTCCAGAAACGGCGCGGGTACGACTTGCAGAGTCAGCTGGCTGCTTTTCTGGACACCACCGGGACTGATGCCGGTATTCGGGTGCATCAGGATTACCATCAGACGCTTTCCGAACTGCTGCACGACGGCTTTACCCGCCAATGGACCGATTGGGCCCGTCGGCAAAAATACCTCACCCGGCATCAGGCCCACGGTTCGCCGGGCAACCTGATCGACCTCTACACCCTGGCCGACATTCCCGAAACTGAATCGTTTGGGTCAAGCCGGTTCCCGATTCCGGGGCTCCGGGTCGATGCGAATTACGAAGTAGATCGATTTGGGACACCTAACCCGCTGGCCATGAAACTGGCCTCGTCGGCCGCGCATCTGGCGGGCAAAAAGCTGGTCAGTTCCGAAACGGGCACCTGGCTTGCCAACCATTTTCAGGTTTCGCTCTCGCAGCTCAAACCGCAGATCGACGAGCTGTTTGCATCGGGTATCAACCACGTTTTTTACCACGGTATCCCCTACTCGCCCCCGTCTGAACCCTGGCCGGGCTGGCTGTTTTATGCCTCTACCCATTATGGTCCGCAGTCGCATTTCTGGCCCCACCTCCCTCAACTCAACAGGTACGTAGAGCGGTGTCAGTCACGCCTGCAAGCAAGCAAACCCGACCCTGATGTGCTCGTTTATTTCCCCATTCATGACCTGTGGGCTACGCGGGCGCGGTCGGGCGGGGGCATCCATCAGCTGGAGGTTCACCACGTTGAACGCTGGCTCCTGCCTCAGGCCGTTGGGCAGCTGGGTGAGCAATTGCTTCGGCGGGGATTTGCCTATGATTTCATCTCCGACGAATGGCTCAAGCAGTTAACGGTAAGCCCTGATGGCGTTCGGACACCGGCTGGCACCACGTACCAGGCCATTGTGATTCCACGTACCACCTACTTCCCTGAGAGCACGCTTCGGCAACTGGCCAATCTGGCCCGACAAGGGGCTCGCATTGTGTTTGAGGGGGCTGTACCAACTACAGCATCGGGCTTTTTTGAGCACGACAAACGGTCGGCCGAGGTAAGACAGTTGGGCGCACAAGTGAGCAAGCTACCTTCTGTACGGGTGAGTAATGATGTGTTCCAAACGTTGCGCCAACAGGGTGTCCGGGCCGAAAGCTGGGCCGAACAGGGACTGTCATTTTTACGCAAACGGCGGGCTGATGGCACCGTTTTGTATTTCATTACGAACCTCGGCAATACCTTCCGGCCCGGCTGGATAACGCCCGCAGTCACCGGCTCGGTTCGGCGGTACAACCCGCTCACCGACCAAACCGAACCGGTAGCAGTGCGGGCAGGCCGTGCGGGGCAGGCCGAACTGTTTCTGGCCCTTGAACCGGGTCAATCGTGTTTTCTGGAGATTTCGCCCGGCCGGGCGGTTACCCGGCAATCGGCCACAGCCGTGCGGGCCGACGGTGCGGCTGTGCTTGAGCTAGCTACCCCCTGGCAGTTTCGGTTCGGAGCGGGTCGGCCGTCGCTAAGCGGGTCGGCTACGTTGCCAAAGCTCGTTTCCTGGACAAGCACCACCGACTCGGCAGGATATTTTTGGGGTACGGGCCTGTACCAAACCACCTTCGATTTACCGACCGGGGCCGCAACTAACACTATCTACGAACTCGACCTGGGCGATGTGCGGGAGGTAGCCGAGGTACGGCTCAACGGGCAACCACTGGGCACCGCCTGGTGTCTGCCGTTTCGGCTCAGCATTCAGGCAAACCGGCTCAAATCAAGGGGGAATACGCTGGAAGTAGCCGTTACCAACCTGTCGGCCAATTACATGCGGCTGTTCGACAAGCAGCATCCGGGCAACCAACCACCCGGCTGGAAGAAATTTTACGACATCAACATTGTCGATATTCAGTATCGGCCCTTCGATGCTACGCGCTGGGAGGCTCAGCCTTCGGGCTTGTTGGGGCCAGTCAGGCTACTCGCCCAAACACCGGTTGAGGGCTCGAGGTAA
- a CDS encoding glycoside hydrolase family 88/105 protein encodes MSCSYFWTVRLLAGLLLLATNARSQPMPSKKTLLATMTLANDYFMAKWPDAGKETVTNKVRPSNIWTRAVYYEGLMALYGVDRQKRYYDYAIEWGTKHKWGMRSGPLTRNADDQCCGQTYLDLYELDGRKHPERIEAIKSSIDNMLKADKADDWDWIDALQMAMPIFAKMGVLYNEPRYFEKMYDMYRFTRDVHGGKGLYNPADRLWWRDKDFVPPYTEPNGQDCYWSRGNGWIVAALVRVLDIMPKNAPHRAEYEKMYLDMMGALLPLQRPDGFWNVSLHDPTHFGGPELTGTSLFVYGMAWGINHGLLNRKTYGPAAVKAWNAMTNTCVHPTGFLGYVQGTGKEPKDGQPVTYTSMPDFEDYGLGCFLLAGTELYKGK; translated from the coding sequence ATGTCTTGTAGTTATTTCTGGACCGTTCGGCTTCTGGCCGGCCTCCTGTTGCTGGCCACCAACGCCCGGAGCCAGCCCATGCCCTCCAAAAAGACGTTGCTGGCGACCATGACCCTCGCCAACGATTATTTCATGGCCAAATGGCCCGACGCGGGAAAAGAAACCGTTACGAATAAGGTCAGGCCGAGCAATATCTGGACCCGCGCCGTGTATTACGAAGGGTTGATGGCCCTTTACGGTGTCGACCGCCAAAAACGTTACTACGACTACGCCATTGAGTGGGGCACCAAACACAAATGGGGTATGCGCAGCGGTCCGCTGACCCGCAACGCCGACGATCAGTGCTGCGGCCAAACCTATCTCGACCTCTACGAACTCGACGGCCGTAAACATCCCGAGCGCATCGAAGCTATCAAGTCGAGCATCGATAACATGCTCAAAGCCGACAAAGCCGACGATTGGGACTGGATCGACGCGCTCCAGATGGCCATGCCGATTTTCGCCAAGATGGGAGTGCTCTACAATGAGCCCCGTTATTTTGAGAAAATGTACGATATGTACCGATTCACCCGCGACGTACATGGGGGCAAGGGTCTGTACAATCCCGCCGACCGGCTCTGGTGGCGCGATAAAGACTTTGTACCGCCCTACACCGAACCCAACGGACAAGACTGCTACTGGTCGCGGGGGAATGGCTGGATTGTAGCTGCGCTGGTACGGGTGCTCGACATCATGCCCAAAAACGCTCCGCACCGCGCCGAATACGAGAAAATGTATCTCGACATGATGGGGGCCCTGCTGCCGCTCCAACGGCCCGACGGGTTCTGGAACGTAAGTCTGCACGACCCTACCCACTTTGGTGGCCCCGAACTGACGGGCACGTCCCTGTTTGTGTATGGCATGGCCTGGGGCATCAATCACGGCTTGCTGAACCGCAAAACCTACGGACCCGCAGCGGTCAAAGCCTGGAACGCCATGACCAATACCTGCGTGCACCCAACAGGTTTTCTGGGCTACGTGCAGGGTACGGGCAAAGAACCTAAAGATGGGCAGCCCGTTACGTACACCAGCATGCCCGATTTTGAAGATTATGGCTTAGGCTGCTTCCTGCTGGCCGGCACGGAGTTGTATAAGGGGAAATAG
- the treS gene encoding maltose alpha-D-glucosyltransferase has product MPNIPKNSPANDLWYKDAIIYELHIKAFCDGNGDGIGDFEGLLTKLDYLQELGVTAIWLLPFYPSPLRDDGYDIADYYRINPSYGTIEQFKTLLQEAHERNLKVITELVINHTSDTHPWFQRARNAPKGSPERDYYVWTDDPTQYSDVRIIFQDFENSNWTWDHQAQQYYWHRFFHHQPDLNYDNPLVQEEVFRVIDYWCELGVDGFRLDAVPYLYEREGTNGENLPETHEFLKKLRRHIDEHYPGVAFLAEANMWPEDSASYFGNGDECHMNYHFPVMPRMFMALQMEDRYPITDIFDQTPAIPDTCQWAIFLRNHDELTLEMVTDEERDYMYRTYAKDPKARINLGIRHRLAPLMDNNRKKIELLNSLLFSLPGTPVIYYGDEIGMGDNVYLGDRDGVRTPMQWSPDRNAGFSAANPHKLYLPTILDPEYHYESVNVETGRRNTSSLFWFMKRMIGLRRRHPAFGRGDMQFLAVENPKVLAFTRSYQDETLLIVVNLSKYAQPVHIDLQGFAGYVPVEAFSQNPFPAVGDDERYFFTLAPHDYAWFILEKPAVGPVDTATLPQVQLAEWSEQLSSANRTALERSVLPAYLHRADWLGDQKTALREVRIPTQVAIPTTEGPAWLLLLEVTYERGLPEWFQLVLAFVPTDRADKLMRNCPQAVLATAEIGTQPGVLVDGLYLTHVQQALLQPMTGEQDSPASLYFSGLDTLRAYTAENANPRPKLERAGPHDTTISYDNRFLLKLYRKVDRSENPDAEIARFLAEEAHFGHVPTPLGTFGLTVGGEPVQLGMLETQTGRFGNARQYVQDRVGNVIERILARDRTRVDEALAKPQAPLTEAPTFDGLPDETQMLLGSRGAEQVRLLAIRIGEMHLALASGNGPSFAPEPFSLHYQRSLFSGMQSLVRESFGRLNGQLSQVPPTLQPLASRVLGGKKELLQTLRRIYSHKLDALKIRIHGDLQLENILLTGRDIAIRDFGGDPARSYSERRLKRSPLRDVAGLIRSFYDVAYEGFLTSNQLAPDTAESMLHLADTWAYYMSGFFLRAYLDTVRPGALIPTDKADIQLMLDTYLLEKALIDLGQNPEQAWVPLHLISSLLAPEPAAEQPISD; this is encoded by the coding sequence ATGCCGAACATCCCAAAAAACAGCCCTGCGAACGACCTCTGGTACAAAGACGCCATCATTTACGAACTGCACATTAAAGCCTTTTGCGATGGCAATGGCGACGGTATCGGCGACTTCGAAGGCCTGCTGACCAAACTCGATTACTTACAGGAATTGGGCGTGACCGCCATCTGGCTCTTGCCGTTTTACCCCTCTCCCCTGCGCGACGACGGCTACGACATTGCGGATTACTACCGCATAAACCCCTCTTACGGCACTATTGAGCAGTTTAAGACCCTGCTCCAGGAGGCCCACGAGCGCAACCTGAAGGTGATTACCGAACTCGTCATCAACCACACCTCTGATACACACCCCTGGTTTCAGCGCGCCCGCAACGCCCCCAAAGGCTCACCCGAACGCGATTATTACGTCTGGACCGACGACCCAACTCAGTACAGCGACGTCCGAATTATCTTTCAGGACTTCGAAAACTCCAACTGGACCTGGGATCATCAGGCGCAGCAATATTACTGGCACCGGTTTTTCCATCACCAGCCCGACCTCAATTATGACAACCCGCTGGTGCAGGAAGAGGTTTTTCGGGTTATCGACTACTGGTGTGAGCTGGGTGTGGATGGGTTCCGGCTCGACGCCGTGCCCTACCTCTACGAACGTGAAGGCACCAACGGCGAAAACCTGCCCGAAACCCATGAGTTTCTCAAAAAACTCCGTCGGCATATCGACGAGCATTACCCCGGTGTGGCGTTTCTGGCCGAGGCCAATATGTGGCCCGAAGATTCGGCTTCGTACTTCGGCAACGGCGACGAGTGCCACATGAACTACCATTTCCCGGTTATGCCCCGCATGTTTATGGCCCTGCAAATGGAAGACCGGTACCCCATTACCGACATTTTTGATCAGACACCGGCCATTCCCGACACCTGCCAGTGGGCTATATTTCTGCGGAATCACGACGAGCTGACCCTCGAAATGGTGACCGACGAAGAACGCGACTACATGTACCGAACATACGCCAAAGACCCCAAGGCGCGCATAAACCTCGGCATTAGGCACCGGTTGGCCCCACTCATGGACAACAACCGGAAAAAGATTGAACTGCTCAACAGTCTGCTGTTTTCGCTACCCGGCACACCCGTTATTTACTACGGTGACGAAATCGGAATGGGCGACAACGTGTACCTTGGCGACCGCGATGGGGTGCGTACACCCATGCAGTGGTCACCCGACCGTAACGCCGGCTTTTCGGCTGCTAATCCGCATAAGCTGTATCTGCCCACCATTCTCGACCCAGAGTACCATTACGAGTCGGTGAATGTGGAAACCGGGCGCCGGAATACTTCTTCGCTGTTCTGGTTCATGAAACGGATGATTGGGCTGCGTCGGCGGCACCCGGCCTTCGGGCGGGGCGACATGCAGTTTCTGGCCGTCGAAAACCCTAAAGTGCTTGCCTTTACCCGGTCGTATCAGGACGAAACCCTGCTGATTGTGGTCAACCTGTCGAAGTACGCGCAACCCGTGCACATTGACTTACAGGGTTTTGCGGGTTACGTACCGGTCGAAGCGTTTAGCCAGAACCCGTTTCCGGCCGTGGGCGACGACGAGCGGTATTTTTTCACCCTGGCCCCGCACGATTACGCCTGGTTCATTCTCGAAAAACCGGCCGTCGGCCCCGTCGATACGGCTACGTTGCCGCAGGTACAACTGGCCGAATGGAGCGAGCAGCTGAGTAGTGCCAACCGAACCGCGCTGGAACGGAGCGTGCTACCCGCTTACCTACACCGTGCCGACTGGCTTGGCGACCAGAAGACGGCCCTGCGGGAGGTACGTATTCCCACCCAGGTGGCGATTCCGACAACCGAGGGTCCGGCATGGCTTCTCTTGCTGGAGGTGACCTACGAGCGTGGCTTACCCGAGTGGTTTCAGCTGGTACTGGCGTTTGTGCCGACCGATAGGGCCGATAAACTAATGCGCAACTGCCCCCAGGCGGTGCTGGCAACGGCAGAGATAGGCACCCAACCGGGCGTTCTGGTCGATGGACTCTACCTGACCCATGTACAGCAGGCCCTGTTACAACCAATGACCGGGGAACAGGACAGCCCCGCATCTTTGTACTTCAGCGGCTTAGACACCTTGCGGGCCTACACCGCCGAAAACGCCAACCCGCGCCCTAAGCTCGAACGGGCAGGACCTCATGATACGACCATAAGCTACGACAACCGGTTTTTGCTGAAGCTGTACCGGAAAGTAGACCGTTCGGAGAACCCCGATGCCGAAATTGCCCGGTTCCTGGCCGAGGAGGCTCATTTTGGGCATGTGCCTACCCCACTCGGTACGTTTGGCCTGACGGTTGGCGGGGAACCCGTGCAGCTTGGGATGCTCGAGACCCAAACCGGCCGGTTTGGCAATGCCCGGCAGTACGTGCAGGATCGGGTGGGCAACGTAATTGAGCGGATTCTGGCCCGCGACCGAACCCGTGTGGACGAAGCTCTGGCAAAACCCCAAGCACCTCTGACGGAGGCTCCGACCTTCGATGGCCTCCCCGATGAAACCCAAATGCTGCTCGGCAGCCGGGGGGCCGAGCAAGTCCGATTACTGGCGATTCGTATCGGCGAGATGCACCTGGCCCTGGCCTCGGGCAACGGCCCCTCGTTTGCGCCCGAACCGTTTTCCCTGCATTACCAGCGTTCGTTGTTTTCGGGGATGCAGTCACTCGTACGCGAGAGTTTCGGGCGGCTGAACGGGCAACTTTCGCAGGTACCGCCTACCCTACAGCCCCTGGCCAGTCGGGTGCTGGGCGGAAAAAAAGAACTCCTGCAAACCCTCCGGCGTATTTACAGCCATAAACTGGATGCCCTCAAAATCCGAATTCATGGCGATTTACAACTGGAAAATATTTTGCTCACCGGCCGCGATATTGCTATCCGGGACTTCGGGGGCGACCCGGCCCGCAGTTACAGCGAGCGACGGCTCAAACGGTCGCCCCTGCGCGACGTGGCGGGCCTGATCCGGTCGTTTTACGACGTGGCTTACGAGGGGTTCCTGACCAGCAATCAACTGGCTCCCGATACCGCCGAGTCGATGCTACACCTTGCCGACACTTGGGCGTATTACATGAGTGGCTTTTTTCTCCGTGCCTACCTCGACACCGTACGGCCGGGGGCACTCATCCCGACCGACAAAGCTGATATTCAGCTCATGCTCGACACCTATTTGCTCGAAAAAGCCCTGATTGATTTAGGACAAAACCCCGAACAGGCGTGGGTACCCCTGCACCTGATAAGCAGCCTGCTGGCTCCCGAACCAGCCGCTGAACAGCCTATTTCCGACTAA
- a CDS encoding bifunctional alpha,alpha-trehalose-phosphate synthase (UDP-forming)/trehalose-phosphatase — MTTSKTPFNRLLIVSYRLPFTIHQTPEGLTLKQNAGGLVSAVLSMAERLGQPGAPVASKIHWVGHADPALQSVDPAVFENETFVAHPVFLDEAVNKGFYEGFSNDLLWPLFHYFPSYASFRESDFTCYQQANARFLDEVLALIEPGDLVWIHDFQLMLLPNLVREARPDTHIGYFFHIPFPNYEIVKLLPRAWRQQLIQGVLGADVLGFHTPDYVQHFLQSVSEVLALPIIGNRVVFPDRSAVVRDFPISVDFAKFNNSGQEDAVVAMRHGYLSLLRHPKLIFSVDRLDYTKGITSRLQGFERFLHQHPEWRDTVTFVMTVVPSRDNIPQYQEIKREIEETVGRINGLFGSIGWRPVVYLYSSLTFTELLALYTACDVALITPLRDGMNLVCKEFVASREDGRGVLILSELAGAAQELPDALIINPTDTQEVADAIHKALVMTPREQEGRMRKMRDRVQNYSVFRWSHDFLKAFDEMMNNPVELETDLSVPSFVAAFADASRRLMLVDFDGTLAPLVNNPADARPSDALKGVLHGLAEQSDMVVISGRNRVFLEKTFAGIPVYLVAEHGAFLKKPDSPWERLDLSTDDWQETVREQMQAYVDQFPGSFVEEKETAIAWHYRMAEAEDVEAQAVELAASLRETNALVPLAVIQGSKVVEVKPAHHSKGTVALAIAEQKPYDFIVSIGDDTTDEDMFRQLPNWAYTLKVGSGASNARYRLARQRDVEALLTQMNEAIAPVTG, encoded by the coding sequence ATGACCACATCTAAAACGCCGTTCAACCGGTTGCTTATTGTTTCGTATCGGCTCCCGTTTACGATTCATCAGACCCCTGAGGGGCTCACCCTCAAACAGAATGCCGGCGGGCTGGTGTCGGCCGTGCTCTCGATGGCCGAACGACTGGGGCAACCCGGTGCGCCCGTGGCCTCCAAAATTCATTGGGTAGGCCATGCCGACCCGGCCCTGCAATCGGTCGACCCGGCGGTGTTTGAAAACGAAACCTTTGTGGCGCACCCGGTTTTTCTCGATGAGGCCGTGAATAAAGGTTTTTACGAGGGTTTCAGTAACGATCTACTCTGGCCTTTGTTTCACTATTTCCCCTCGTACGCATCGTTTCGGGAAAGCGACTTTACCTGTTACCAGCAGGCCAACGCCCGGTTTCTGGATGAGGTACTGGCCCTGATCGAACCGGGCGATCTTGTCTGGATTCACGATTTTCAGCTCATGCTGTTGCCCAATCTGGTGCGCGAGGCCCGGCCCGACACCCATATTGGTTATTTCTTCCATATCCCGTTTCCGAACTATGAGATTGTAAAGTTACTGCCCCGTGCCTGGCGGCAACAGCTCATTCAGGGCGTGCTGGGGGCCGATGTGCTCGGATTCCACACGCCCGACTACGTGCAGCATTTTCTGCAAAGTGTGTCGGAAGTGCTGGCCCTGCCCATCATCGGCAATCGGGTGGTGTTTCCCGACCGGTCGGCGGTGGTGCGCGACTTCCCGATCAGTGTTGACTTTGCGAAGTTTAACAATAGCGGGCAGGAAGATGCCGTGGTGGCCATGCGGCACGGGTACCTTTCGTTGTTGCGGCACCCGAAACTGATTTTCTCCGTCGATCGACTCGATTACACCAAAGGCATTACCTCCCGGTTACAGGGTTTTGAGCGGTTTCTGCACCAGCACCCCGAATGGCGCGATACCGTCACGTTTGTGATGACGGTGGTACCTTCGCGCGACAACATCCCGCAGTATCAGGAGATCAAGCGCGAAATCGAAGAAACCGTTGGCCGGATCAATGGCCTATTTGGGTCGATTGGCTGGCGGCCGGTGGTGTACCTGTATTCATCGCTCACGTTTACCGAGTTACTGGCCCTGTACACGGCCTGTGATGTGGCCCTGATTACCCCTCTGCGCGACGGCATGAATCTGGTCTGCAAGGAGTTTGTGGCCAGTCGGGAAGACGGCCGGGGGGTGCTGATCCTGAGCGAACTGGCCGGGGCTGCGCAGGAGCTGCCCGACGCCCTTATTATCAACCCCACCGATACGCAGGAGGTGGCCGATGCCATTCACAAAGCCCTGGTGATGACGCCCCGCGAGCAGGAAGGGCGGATGCGAAAAATGCGGGACCGCGTGCAGAATTACAGTGTGTTCCGCTGGAGTCATGATTTTCTGAAAGCCTTCGATGAGATGATGAACAACCCCGTTGAACTGGAAACAGACCTCTCGGTGCCCTCGTTTGTGGCGGCCTTTGCCGACGCAAGCCGTCGGCTGATGCTCGTTGATTTCGACGGGACACTCGCCCCGCTTGTCAACAACCCGGCCGACGCCCGCCCGTCCGATGCCCTCAAAGGCGTGTTGCATGGGCTGGCTGAACAAAGCGATATGGTGGTAATCAGCGGCCGAAACCGGGTCTTTCTGGAGAAAACATTTGCCGGTATTCCGGTTTATCTGGTGGCTGAGCACGGCGCATTTCTGAAAAAGCCCGACAGCCCCTGGGAGCGGCTCGACCTCTCGACCGATGACTGGCAGGAGACCGTCCGGGAGCAGATGCAGGCCTACGTCGACCAGTTTCCCGGCTCGTTTGTTGAGGAGAAAGAAACCGCCATTGCGTGGCATTATCGAATGGCCGAGGCTGAGGATGTAGAAGCACAGGCTGTTGAGTTGGCGGCAAGCTTACGCGAGACCAATGCCCTGGTGCCGCTCGCGGTGATTCAGGGAAGTAAAGTGGTGGAGGTGAAGCCTGCACACCATAGCAAAGGCACGGTGGCACTCGCTATCGCGGAACAAAAGCCGTACGATTTTATTGTGAGCATCGGCGACGATACCACCGACGAGGATATGTTTCGGCAGTTGCCTAATTGGGCCTACACGCTCAAAGTTGGGTCGGGAGCCTCGAATGCCCGGTATCGGCTGGCTCGTCAACGCGATGTGGAGGCCTTGCTGACGCAGATGAACGAAGCAATTGCGCCTGTAACTGGTTAA
- a CDS encoding sensor histidine kinase yields the protein MTIRNRLTLRFTGLVSSILLLVFVSIYAFCWFFISADFYRRLDRKASTTGDMLIRHRLDADLIRQLGRLRKDQLPSQKIMVFDARDSLIFTTNEALTVPIPATTLAKIRVGEQTDFRQGIYYLSGSRYTTDSGGYVVIASAQNTDGDDFLSRLLLALLCLFILIVGVTTLAGWVFAGDALRPMQRLDQTLSHIFPHNREERLPVGPESDEISRLSMTINSLLDRVGESFRVQRMFVANVSHELRNPLTQISSQLEVSLLNRRDPDAYQKTIRSVLEDVTELTALTRELLQLSQVSGDGTVGLLTGRIRIDEIVWDVRDQVNALQPGYRVQVEWGDLPDDPDLLTIQGNKTLLRTALKNLTENACKFSDDRRALLRVRVQPEQVQIDVQNTGTPIPASDLPYIFEPFYRSRQTADVRGYGVGLSLVERIARVHGGQVTVSSEAGRPTIFTVALPRPDAGLNHHQAAEQS from the coding sequence ATGACCATCCGTAATCGGTTGACACTACGCTTTACCGGGCTGGTATCCAGTATTTTGCTGCTGGTTTTTGTGAGTATTTACGCCTTCTGCTGGTTTTTTATTTCGGCTGATTTTTACCGGCGACTCGACCGAAAAGCGAGTACAACGGGCGATATGCTTATCCGGCACCGGCTCGATGCCGACTTGATTCGGCAATTGGGGCGACTCCGAAAAGATCAGTTGCCCAGCCAAAAAATCATGGTATTCGATGCCCGTGATTCGCTCATTTTTACGACAAACGAAGCCCTCACGGTACCCATTCCGGCCACGACGCTGGCTAAGATCAGGGTGGGCGAGCAAACCGATTTCCGGCAGGGAATCTATTACCTGTCGGGGAGCCGTTACACCACCGATTCGGGTGGGTATGTGGTGATAGCGAGTGCGCAAAATACCGATGGCGACGATTTCCTAAGTCGGTTGCTACTGGCCCTCTTGTGCTTGTTTATCCTGATTGTGGGCGTTACAACCCTGGCGGGCTGGGTCTTTGCGGGCGATGCCCTGCGGCCTATGCAACGGCTGGACCAGACCCTGAGCCATATTTTTCCGCACAACCGGGAGGAGCGTCTGCCGGTTGGTCCCGAAAGCGACGAGATTAGCCGATTGTCGATGACCATTAATAGCTTGCTCGATCGGGTGGGGGAGTCGTTTCGGGTACAGCGCATGTTTGTGGCCAACGTCTCCCACGAACTGAGAAACCCCCTGACCCAAATCAGCTCCCAGCTCGAAGTAAGTTTGCTCAACCGGCGTGACCCCGATGCGTATCAGAAAACCATTCGGTCGGTGCTCGAAGACGTGACCGAACTGACGGCCCTCACCCGTGAATTGCTTCAGCTCTCGCAGGTGAGTGGCGATGGTACGGTCGGTTTGCTCACGGGCCGCATCCGTATCGATGAGATTGTTTGGGACGTGCGCGATCAGGTCAATGCGTTACAACCCGGCTATCGCGTGCAGGTCGAATGGGGGGATTTACCCGACGATCCAGACCTGCTTACCATACAGGGCAACAAGACCCTGCTCCGCACGGCCCTGAAAAATCTGACCGAAAACGCCTGTAAATTCTCCGACGACCGCCGGGCTTTACTACGGGTACGGGTTCAGCCCGAACAGGTTCAGATTGATGTGCAGAATACGGGTACGCCTATTCCGGCCTCTGATCTGCCGTATATTTTTGAGCCGTTCTACCGGAGTCGGCAAACGGCCGATGTGCGGGGGTATGGCGTCGGCCTGTCGCTTGTCGAACGCATTGCACGGGTACACGGAGGGCAGGTCACGGTTAGCTCTGAAGCGGGCCGGCCAACGATATTCACCGTGGCTTTGCCGCGTCCCGATGCCGGGTTGAACCATCATCAGGCAGCTGAGCAATCGTAG